A region of the Drosophila subpulchrella strain 33 F10 #4 breed RU33 chromosome 3L, RU_Dsub_v1.1 Primary Assembly, whole genome shotgun sequence genome:
CAAGGAAAAGCCAAAAGAGGCAAAATCGGACGTCAGGGACTTGAAATCTTGTGGGGGACAGCCCAAAGAATCAGTAAAGCATTCAAAAGATATAGCATCCCGTAGAAAAGACCCTAAGGAAGCATCATCAGACTTGAAAAGAGAAAAGGGGCCAACCACTGTAGACTCTTTACCACAGAAGAGAGATTCTCGGGAATCCGACTCGAAGAGAAGTTCGCAAAAGGACGCCAAGCCAGAAAAGCTACAGCAAAAGAACGATGTCAGCAAAAATGTGGTGCAGTGGCTCAATCCCTACTATAAACGAAAAATAGCCACCAAAGAACTATTCAAAGCCCTGGCAAAATTGCTTACTCAGCGCATTTGCGATGGAAGTTTGGGTATGGTATAAAAACTGTCTGTAAATACCCCTAAAGTTAATTATTCAATTCTAGGTGATGGCGATGCTGGCAAGTGCTACATCAAGGAGACCTTCCATGGTCTGCAGATGATCAATAACGACCAGGACATTGAGAAATATTTCATCAAGTCCAAGTGACTCCAAAAAGCTTTATCCGCCAGCCGCATGATTTCATCACAACGAATTGTTTCGCCTTGTTAACAGTTAAAGAATCTTTTTTTCGTTAATGTTTCGACTTGTACATAATAAGACCCTAAATTATCAACAATACattaaaattacaatattttttttatttcaaccgTTTCAATAGAAAATAGaaagtaatttttttgatttgtgAAAATATTCGCTCGTACaaaatttatttgtgttggatCTTACTTATTAATTGGATTAGATAAAACGTTCGTGATGCTCGATGTATTAagcttataaaaaaaacaaaacagggCAGCCGATGCGCAAAGAACTTTAAACCTCCTCGGACTTCGTTTTTGTACATTTTCGATTCGATGATGGCAATTCAGATGTTTTCTCGTGGGATTACAATTAGCTGGGAGACGGGGATGTGAACGGGGTCTTAAGTCTAAGTTGGAGCTGTAAATATTACAGTCCACGCTGGGCGAGAATCGAGTGGGTTCCTCTGTCCCGCCAAACTTCAAGGGATCGACCAGGTCATTCCAGATCTCCGTGGACGCCGAAACGGATGGTGATGAGAATGTCCAGCAGGAAGACCAGCGAGGTGACCAACGCAATCGAGGCGGAAGCCATCACGAGGTCCAAACGATGCATATTCGGGTGCCAGTAGTTGCGATCCTTGGTGGTGGACCAGTCCCGGAAGAGCAGAGCAGTCACGGCCACAAACAGGACGAATGCAACCAGGTTCCACAAAGTAGCCGTTCGCCAGGGTGTTCTGTTGGTGAGGTACAAATATTATAAGtgacaatttatttaaatttcgcTTTCAACTCACAGATCACCAAAGAGCGACATTATCAGATAGATCGCAGTGTAAATGGTCAGGGCGCCAAAGGTCACATAGCAAAGGGCAGCTACTCGGGGTGTAACGAACACCCGCAGATGGGAGTTGGTGGCCGGCTCGTCGATCAGGCCTAGGCAGCATATCAGCAGGCACTGTTGAAAaccaaattaatatttaactaAGGATTGTCAATTATCAGTTCATTCTATATAATTTACATAGtaagtaatttttattttttgtttttaagtttGCACTTCTAGGCTCCAAAACTTGGGTAATTGTAGTCCGATTTTGACGTGGGATatctctatgagtttgtggttgaattgtCTTATATtctatattaaaatattactttgAAAAGAGGGTcaaatttttaacccatttacatgttcgatttttccgtatttccaatgggtatcagaatgggaccccaaaacttctcttctagattccataacttgagttactgtagtccgattttgaagtgggatacctctatgagtttgtggagGAATTCTCTAAtgttctacattaaaatattacatttaaacGAGGGCCcgatttttaacccattttcatgttcgatttttcagTATTTTCAATGGGTTTCAAAATGGGACCGCTAAACTGTACTTCTAGATTTCATTGATTGAGATTGAGTTTTTGTATTCCGATTTAGAAGATTAATACTTCTTTGAGTTTGTGGTTCAATTATCTATTACTCTATTTCTTGAAATTTAAcatcaaaaaatgtatagtGTCCAAATAACTCACCAGTTCCACAATTTTGATGCATATCAGCGTGTAGGTGGCCTTTTTGTTGCCATGGGTTGTGGCAAAGGAATTATCATCAGCCGGCGACATTTCGACGCGTGAGATTTCTGCACCGGGCaattaaacaattaattaattaaataatactGTTAATTCAATTGGTATTTTGGGCACTTTGGCATTTGCTCGGGTCGAAGATACGATGAGAATAAGATTCTTTGTATATGTACCTATCGATCGCAAGTAACTCATTTTGCAGAGTCTTTTGGAAACGTTCTCGACCTACAGAGGAAACGGAATCTTCAATTTTGGTTTTAGTGTTCAGTAACAGTCGGGGTTAATGGCCATATTTGGCCTCCGTCTCTGGGTTATCGGATATTTGTTATTGGATGCTCGGTGGAGCGTGCAATCAAGTAGAACTGAACAATCTACGTTCTGTTGTGGATTTGTGTCAATTGATGGCCGAAGGTCTCCCACATGAAATACATCCAGCTGCAGACCAAATTGATTAAGGGCACCTTCTGCGATGATCTCATCTAATTGGGTGTGTGGGACTTTTGGGGTGGGGCTTATAACTACGGACATGTGAAGGTATATTCGCCTGCGAGGTGCCGAGTTGCATACCAAATTCGACCTGGGAATGCGAGCAGCCTACGTGAGTTTGCATCAAACATTCTTATGAATAATAAAACTCAACTATAATCGCTGGCTTGTGACACTTCATCtataattccattattttcaatatttaataacaaaccgACAAAGGCTACTGTCGCTTAGGTGTCATCATTGTTGGATCCTAAGAACACCTCTATATTGAGTTATTTACCTTGGtgtgcactgaaaaaaatattaggCTGAAAAGATTCTATGTGAGAAACACCTACACTGCGTTTAGAAAAAAACTGAGCAGAGAgcattctgacgttctcaatTAAGTTGAAATTGGGCCTTAAAATAGATCGACACTTTTGAGTCTAAAATTTGTTCTCAAATAatgattttgtcaaaagtGTTATCAAAATGAGAACCAaactacaaaaacaaaaactaattGAGTGTCTTCGCACGCAAAAATTATGTTTTGTTTAAAATCTAAATATAATTCATATAAAACGAGCTAATGGCTTTCTACTTTAGTGGTAAGCATTAAAATACGTTTGGTAGGTATGTTATGAAAATTCCTAGCCATTTCCAAATCCGCTGAgaattttgaaatttgttgTATTATTTCTCTGTGTATAAAGCGTGGAATTGGATCTCCACTTCATAACCAACAATGGAATCGCTCCATGATTCTGGCTTCGGTTCCCCTCATTGATTGAAGCTAATTGCATCACACAAAGAACAAAACATAAAAGCCCTATATTAGCCAAAGGCacgtacaaaaaaaaaaagggaaagggGATTGGGAGGAAATTGTGCTAGTTAACCCCGGGATGCGTAACCCCataaacaataattaaaatgcaagTGGAAAACCAGAAAAAACAACTCAAACTCGAAATGAAACTGGAAACTCAACTCAAACCCTAAAAAAGGGTCACGCATAACTTTCACTGCGGAGGAGGGGGAAAAATAAGGGGAGGGAGAAGTGAAAGAGCTATACAAAGAATTGAAAAGGGAAAGATAAAATGGGCCCAAGACACTCCCTCATTATAGACCGTGGGTTTGGAGTTAATAGACATTTTAGTGTCTAGGTTCTGGTTGCAAAGGTAAACAACAATTAGATAAGGGAAACTACTAAAAAAGGATATACAGTGGAACGAAACTGGCTTTATATATTAATCCAGTTTTCTATAACTGGTGATCCTAAATATTTAACAGAACAGGAAATATAAATCTTCAAAATTGTCTAAAAAAAAGTCTGGAAAAGTTTGTTTTCTTTCCAGAATTTAATGTTAGGAAATATTCTTACTTTTTTATTGCGTcatgtaaacatttttaaaatagtttataatatattaacaaTCTATGAGAAATAATGTAGTacttatacaaaatattttagggatttaaaaaatattatatataatattataaaatatccATTTGCCCTATTAACTCCATATCCTCTCCATAAAGTCACCTCACTAATTTTCGGTTTTGCGGCTCTTAAAGACTGGAATTTCAGTGGTTAACTGTTTGCGTGCTGTTGCTAACGAGTGCTTCACGTTTTGGCTCACACTCGAACGCCTCTTCACCACCCctttgaaccaaaaaaaaaaacaagtttttCTCGGCGGCGCTTAGAAGAAGAAAGGCCGAAAAGCAGAAACCAAACAAAACACACGCAACAAGCCACGAAGCACAAAAAAAGGTAAACAAAACGTATTGGctaagaaaacttgttttagATAAGAGAGAACTTGGCTTAAGAGAGGCTACCTGCCACACCTGCGTATTTCGGAGAGGACTTTTTCTCTCAAAGGTGGGCATAATTTTGTGGCCAGCACTGTGAATTAACCTCGTTTCGCTTTCAGGCTCAA
Encoded here:
- the LOC119552885 gene encoding uncharacterized protein LOC119552885 isoform X2 — translated: MSPADDNSFATTHGNKKATYTLICIKIVELCLLICCLGLIDEPATNSHLRVFVTPRVAALCYVTFGALTIYTAIYLIMSLFGDLTPWRTATLWNLVAFVLFVAVTALLFRDWSTTKDRNYWHPNMHRLDLVMASASIALVTSLVFLLDILITIRFGVHGDLE
- the LOC119552885 gene encoding uncharacterized protein LOC119552885 isoform X1, coding for MSYLRSIEISRVEMSPADDNSFATTHGNKKATYTLICIKIVELCLLICCLGLIDEPATNSHLRVFVTPRVAALCYVTFGALTIYTAIYLIMSLFGDLTPWRTATLWNLVAFVLFVAVTALLFRDWSTTKDRNYWHPNMHRLDLVMASASIALVTSLVFLLDILITIRFGVHGDLE